One Methanobrevibacter boviskoreani JH1 genomic window carries:
- a CDS encoding type I restriction-modification system subunit M has product MASQELESKLWAIADELRGNMDANEFKNYILGFIFYRYLSEKLEIHMNKELEVDGITFKEAWERDDYKEDLKDEGIDSLGYFIEPQHLFSCIIKKAKVGDFILDDLNKALNYISNSCIGTESQDDFSNLFEDVDLHSSKLGRTNDDKNKLISKILLHLNDIDFELENSESDILGDAYEYLISQFASSAGKKAGEFYTPQEVSKVLAKIVTLGKKRIKSVYDPTCGSGSLLLRVSKEADVANFYGQELNQTTYNLARMNMILHGVKYQDFDIKQGDSLEHPMHKNMKFEAIVANPPFSAKWSADKSFLDDERFSAYGKLAPKSKADYAFVQHMIYHLDENGTMGIVLPHGVLFRGAAESKIRRYLIEEKNYLDAVIGLPANIFYGTSIPTCILIFKKCRTEDEDILFIDASQDFEKAKNQNKLRKEDIDKIVNTYAKREEIDKYSHKATMEEIEENDYNLNIPRYVDTFEEEEPIDLDEVCKELKEISIKEKEVDEEINKICEELGIQSPIF; this is encoded by the coding sequence ATGGCAAGTCAAGAATTAGAAAGTAAACTTTGGGCAATTGCAGATGAATTAAGAGGAAATATGGATGCTAATGAATTTAAAAATTACATATTGGGATTTATATTTTACAGATACCTCTCTGAAAAATTAGAAATTCACATGAACAAAGAATTAGAAGTAGATGGTATCACTTTTAAAGAAGCATGGGAACGTGATGACTATAAGGAAGATTTGAAAGATGAAGGAATAGATTCATTAGGATACTTTATTGAACCTCAACATTTATTTAGTTGCATTATTAAAAAAGCTAAAGTTGGAGATTTCATATTGGATGATCTTAATAAAGCATTAAATTATATTAGTAATTCCTGTATTGGTACTGAAAGTCAAGATGATTTCAGCAATCTTTTTGAGGATGTGGATCTTCATTCATCTAAACTTGGAAGAACAAATGATGATAAAAATAAGTTAATATCAAAAATATTACTCCATTTAAATGATATTGATTTTGAACTTGAAAATAGTGAATCAGATATTCTTGGTGATGCATATGAATACTTGATAAGTCAATTTGCATCTAGTGCAGGTAAAAAAGCAGGGGAATTTTACACTCCACAAGAGGTTTCAAAAGTACTTGCTAAAATCGTGACATTAGGTAAAAAACGTATTAAATCAGTATATGATCCAACATGTGGTTCTGGTTCATTACTTCTACGTGTATCTAAAGAAGCAGATGTAGCAAACTTTTATGGTCAGGAATTAAATCAAACAACATATAACCTTGCACGTATGAATATGATTCTTCATGGAGTTAAATATCAGGACTTTGACATTAAACAAGGAGACTCATTGGAGCATCCAATGCATAAGAACATGAAATTTGAAGCAATCGTTGCCAATCCACCATTCAGTGCAAAATGGAGTGCAGATAAATCCTTCCTTGATGATGAACGTTTCAGTGCTTATGGAAAATTAGCACCTAAATCAAAAGCAGACTATGCATTTGTACAACATATGATATATCATCTTGATGAAAATGGTACAATGGGCATTGTACTTCCTCATGGAGTATTATTTAGAGGGGCTGCAGAAAGTAAAATACGCAGATATTTAATTGAAGAAAAAAACTATTTAGATGCAGTAATTGGTCTACCTGCAAATATCTTTTATGGTACAAGTATACCAACATGTATATTAATATTTAAAAAATGTAGAACAGAAGATGAAGATATTCTCTTTATTGATGCTTCACAAGATTTTGAAAAAGCTAAAAATCAAAATAAACTAAGAAAAGAAGATATTGATAAAATAGTAAATACATATGCTAAACGTGAAGAAATTGATAAGTATTCACACAAAGCAACAATGGAAGAAATTGAAGAAAATGATTACAATCTCAATATACCAAGATATGTAGATACTTTTGAAGAAGAAGAACCTATTGATCTTGATGAAGTTTGTAAGGAACTTAAAGAAATTTCAATTAAAGAAAAAGAAGTTGATGAAGAAATTAATAAAATCTGTGAAGAACTTGGAATTCAATCACCAATATTTTAA
- a CDS encoding restriction endonuclease subunit S: MKISKIKCNDNINKRLTVKLNLKGIVPRETKTTEKEGVTTQYIRKKGQFIYGKQNLYKGAFGIIPKELDGYMSSSDIPSFDFINNKLNPYWFYYFISRKNYYSRLEKYSTGTGSKRISPEEFLNIKIPLPPIEKQNNQVKMFNKLIERQNILIKEKEYLYNFKKGLLQKMFV, translated from the coding sequence ATGAAAATTTCTAAAATTAAATGTAATGATAATATTAATAAAAGATTAACTGTTAAATTAAATTTAAAAGGAATAGTACCTAGAGAAACAAAAACAACAGAAAAAGAAGGTGTTACAACACAATATATTAGAAAAAAAGGACAATTTATTTATGGTAAACAAAATCTTTATAAAGGTGCTTTTGGAATTATTCCAAAAGAATTAGATGGATATATGTCTTCTAGTGATATTCCCTCATTTGATTTTATTAATAATAAATTAAATCCATATTGGTTTTATTACTTTATTTCTAGAAAAAATTATTATTCTCGTTTAGAAAAATACTCAACAGGTACTGGATCCAAAAGAATATCACCTGAAGAATTTTTAAATATTAAAATTCCATTGCCTCCAATTGAAAAACAAAATAATCAAGTTAAAATGTTTAATAAATTAATTGAAAGACAAAATATTTTAATTAAAGAAAAAGAATATTTATATAATTTTAAAAAAGGATTATTACAAAAAATGTTTGTTTAA
- a CDS encoding restriction endonuclease subunit S, with amino-acid sequence MSDDNNVSTKKQDIHDDNQHVPELRFPGFTDEWKSKKGKFLFEIFGGGSFKSEDSMINGVKWLKIANVGINKIKNDEISYLPYEYLKKYDKFILKEGDLVIALTRPILNKELKISFVNNEFNNSLLNQRVGKIESKNKIILKFIYYLLQLPRNIYYMESRIVGTDPPNLSNKDLLNQTYILPSIPEQYKISNFISKIDRKIDLLEKTLCLHQKYEKQLRENIFNFKMNNINFKRYSLGDIAEIKKGFTPSTKNPKYWNYGKYHWLSIADMDKKYITNSKQKISEEAIKNKEIIKKDTLIMSFKLTIGKLAILKEDMYTNEAIANFTWKNDKISTEYMYFYLKTLNIKKYGSQAAKGITLNNDTLNAIPIMLPEFNIQLNIVNILLTFNKKIELINEKLNNLKYFKKFLLQKMFI; translated from the coding sequence ATGAGTGATGATAATAATGTTTCTACTAAGAAACAAGATATACATGATGACAATCAACATGTCCCAGAGTTAAGATTTCCTGGTTTTACTGATGAATGGAAGTCAAAAAAAGGAAAATTTTTATTTGAAATATTTGGTGGAGGTTCATTTAAAAGTGAAGATTCCATGATTAATGGAGTTAAATGGTTAAAAATTGCAAATGTTGGAATTAATAAAATAAAAAATGATGAAATATCATATTTACCATATGAATACTTGAAAAAATATGATAAATTTATACTTAAGGAAGGAGACCTAGTTATTGCACTTACTAGACCTATTTTAAATAAAGAATTGAAAATTTCTTTTGTAAATAATGAATTTAATAATTCTTTATTAAATCAAAGAGTAGGAAAAATAGAATCAAAAAACAAAATTATTTTAAAATTTATTTATTATTTATTACAATTACCACGTAACATTTATTATATGGAAAGTAGAATTGTAGGAACTGATCCTCCTAATTTATCAAATAAAGATTTATTAAATCAAACATATATTTTACCTTCTATTCCAGAACAATATAAAATTTCTAATTTTATATCAAAAATTGATAGGAAAATTGACTTATTAGAAAAAACATTATGTTTACACCAAAAATATGAAAAACAGTTAAGAGAGAATATTTTTAATTTTAAAATGAACAATATAAATTTTAAAAGATATTCCTTAGGAGATATTGCAGAAATTAAAAAAGGTTTTACACCATCAACTAAAAATCCAAAATACTGGAATTATGGTAAATATCATTGGTTAAGTATTGCAGATATGGATAAAAAATATATTACCAATTCTAAACAGAAAATTTCTGAAGAAGCAATAAAAAATAAAGAAATTATAAAAAAAGATACATTAATAATGAGTTTTAAACTAACTATTGGAAAATTAGCAATATTAAAAGAGGATATGTATACTAATGAAGCAATTGCTAATTTTACATGGAAAAATGATAAAATCTCAACAGAATATATGTATTTTTATTTAAAAACATTAAATATCAAAAAATATGGATCACAAGCAGCAAAAGGAATTACATTAAATAATGATACATTAAATGCAATACCTATTATGCTTCCTGAATTTAATATACAACTTAATATAGTTAATATATTATTAACATTTAATAAGAAAATTGAATTAATTAATGAAAAATTAAATAATTTAAAATATTTTAAGAAATTTTTACTTCAAAAAATGTTTATTTAA
- a CDS encoding restriction endonuclease subunit S: protein MTKERLNDIAEVYSGVHLSRFVNSEGNLKPVIRNKFKEEGIFEFEYKHISDDLNQKYYSKKDDIVISLSEPNTVTRLNEEGYIITMNFAVIRLKEGYNPSFFYHLLKSNYFLSELHKLREGGALRIIKVADLRKIKFDIPDLETQKKYGMFLDLIDNKIKLEKELIKYQNDYKEAIIEDIYR, encoded by the coding sequence ATGACTAAAGAAAGACTAAATGATATTGCAGAGGTATATTCTGGAGTTCACTTGTCACGTTTTGTTAATTCAGAAGGTAATTTAAAACCAGTTATCCGAAATAAATTTAAAGAAGAAGGTATATTTGAATTTGAATATAAACATATTTCTGATGATTTAAATCAGAAATATTATTCAAAAAAAGATGATATTGTAATATCATTATCTGAACCAAATACTGTTACTCGATTAAATGAGGAAGGATATATTATTACAATGAACTTTGCAGTAATTAGATTAAAAGAAGGTTACAATCCATCATTCTTTTATCATCTACTAAAAAGTAATTATTTCCTTTCTGAACTACATAAATTACGTGAAGGAGGAGCTTTAAGAATAATTAAAGTTGCAGACTTAAGAAAAATTAAATTTGACATTCCTGATTTAGAAACTCAAAAGAAATATGGGATGTTTTTGGATTTAATTGACAATAAAATAAAATTAGAAAAAGAACTTATTAAATATCAAAATGATTACAAGGAAGCAATAATTGAAGATATTTATAGATAG